From a region of the Paenibacillus sp. R14(2021) genome:
- a CDS encoding acyclic terpene utilization AtuA family protein, with amino-acid sequence MRTIRIGAGQGFYGDSILPALETAARGNVQYLCFDSLAELTLAILQKDRQRDPSLGYAADIGRQMKELLPIAKANGIRVITNAGGMNPAGAAREVARIAKELGLGGLKLAVVAGDDVYADIDALREQGASLAHLEDGREIADIRDRIVFANAYLGAKPIVEALRAGADVVITGRTTDSALFLAPYIYEFSIRPKDWHRLAQGVLMGHLLECSGQAAGGNFSGSWQAVEELERIGFPIAEVSEDGAFILTKTEGTGGLVSVDTVKEQLLYEIHDPFAYVTPDVVLNVTEVQLEAVGGNRVRVTGARGKKRPDTLKIVMGYTDGWLGQAIWGYSWPDALAKAQAAGRIIRKQIERTGLMADEIRTDYIGYNSLHGPLAAPPAEELNEVYVRIAVRTKSSAEAAKLGRLVPPLMLSGPPAMGAFLGMMKPRELLGMWSCLVPRGLIEVKVQVTVVEV; translated from the coding sequence ATGAGAACGATTCGTATCGGCGCGGGTCAGGGCTTCTACGGCGACTCGATCCTGCCTGCCCTTGAAACGGCAGCGAGGGGAAATGTACAGTACCTATGCTTCGACAGCCTCGCCGAGCTCACGCTTGCGATTCTGCAAAAAGACAGGCAGCGCGACCCGTCACTCGGCTATGCAGCCGATATCGGCAGGCAGATGAAGGAGCTGCTGCCGATCGCGAAAGCAAACGGCATTCGCGTCATTACGAATGCCGGCGGCATGAATCCGGCAGGCGCTGCGCGAGAGGTTGCGCGAATCGCGAAAGAGCTTGGGCTCGGCGGATTGAAGCTGGCCGTCGTTGCCGGCGACGACGTGTACGCGGATATCGACGCGCTACGGGAGCAAGGTGCCTCGCTCGCTCATCTGGAGGATGGCCGCGAGATTGCGGACATCAGGGACCGCATCGTGTTTGCTAATGCATACCTGGGCGCGAAGCCGATCGTGGAAGCGCTTCGTGCGGGAGCCGACGTCGTCATTACGGGCCGGACGACCGACTCGGCGCTGTTTCTGGCGCCCTATATCTACGAATTCAGTATCAGGCCGAAAGATTGGCATCGACTTGCCCAAGGGGTGCTGATGGGGCATCTGCTGGAATGCTCCGGGCAGGCGGCGGGCGGCAATTTCAGCGGCAGCTGGCAGGCCGTCGAAGAGCTGGAGCGCATCGGCTTTCCGATCGCCGAGGTCAGCGAAGACGGGGCGTTCATATTGACGAAGACGGAAGGCACCGGCGGGCTCGTATCCGTCGATACCGTGAAGGAGCAGCTGCTCTACGAAATCCATGATCCATTTGCTTATGTCACGCCGGACGTCGTGCTGAACGTGACCGAGGTCCAGTTAGAGGCGGTCGGCGGCAACCGAGTAAGGGTGACCGGCGCGCGCGGGAAGAAACGTCCCGATACGCTCAAAATCGTCATGGGTTACACAGACGGTTGGCTCGGTCAGGCCATCTGGGGCTATTCGTGGCCGGATGCGCTCGCGAAAGCGCAGGCAGCAGGCCGAATCATTCGCAAACAAATCGAGCGGACCGGCCTGATGGCCGATGAAATCCGCACCGACTATATCGGTTATAACTCCCTGCATGGACCGCTTGCCGCGCCTCCCGCGGAGGAGCTGAATGAGGTTTACGTGCGAATCGCTGTGCGCACGAAGAGCAGTGCAGAGGCCGCCAAGCTCGGCAGGCTCGTTCCGCCGCTGATGCTGAGCGGCCCTCCTGCGATGGGCGCCTTTCTCGGCATGATGAAGCCCCGCGAGCTGCTTGGCATGTGGTCCTGCCTCGTTCCCCGCGGTCTAATCGAGGTTAAGGTGCAAGTAACAGTGGTGGAGGTGTAA